One window of Candidatus Latescibacter sp. genomic DNA carries:
- a CDS encoding SUMF1/EgtB/PvdO family nonheme iron enzyme, producing MKRFYRSRERQWFLDIFGVRMSFPLMLLASYAIGAEKPAASTENGRLMLSYEAPGAQTNKPAAVLKQAGPLVQIRLVTRDIDTGETIPCRVVIADSLGQYWGLKGQNTTKRIFFHTPGDTLISLNPGTFRTTVFRGFEYTPVQDRVFTVPGAAAPAPFTVEIQLKRWIHMKALGWYSCDSEVHAESSLDPRGIYTVQLGEDLNILNLTALGEGSKTWDYEYWRKDPFPFSIPFYPMVIGEEWRSGTWQNHMIVMGHPRRLSTYGNGFYTYPDCPIRFSYPPALDVCDEVHSLGGIVFPCHPFQTYQPWTAPMDYPTERFAAYELPVDLALGKVDGLSVYTFNQSDTWNRYVWYKLLNCGFKIPPYAGTDVITFNSIDLPNRSLGAIPGRVRSYTYIPGQTKDLNFRDWMRESVKGRSFVSSGAMVFFTVNGELPGSELKLKAVHGGTAVAVRAEAQWMGGITSVSVIVNGKTVYTEYGGGSQKVAVNQNIRLTGSSWLAVKVDGLPVDRFNGCAHTGPVYINLDKRPIHSREDALYFVNWIDRYIALLDTANHFDTPEHKKSTFALYRKGQDVFRDMVRLSSNLAEGAVAADGSGGRTTVIRGIKMASIPAGTFQMGSDYENDPDNPFKGKVSFKGEQPVHSVTVSAFKMSATEITVGQYREFANETGYFTDAERGDGALVYLDGKWVKKPDASWRNPYQELREDLPVMCVSWNDAVKFCDWLSKKTGRKFRLPTEAEWEYACRAGSTTSYYLGAGESDLARSGWYRSNGSDAAHPAGGKTANAWGLYDMSGNLWEWCNDWLGDYSSGKQTNPSGPQSGSKRVFRGGSWFTTAGYCRSSFHYGYPPESRDTSIGFRVVSRISPQR from the coding sequence ATGAAACGGTTTTATCGTTCCCGCGAGCGGCAATGGTTTCTTGATATCTTCGGAGTTAGAATGTCTTTTCCCCTGATGCTCCTCGCATCTTATGCTATTGGAGCGGAAAAGCCGGCTGCCTCGACCGAAAACGGAAGGTTGATGTTATCGTATGAAGCACCGGGGGCACAAACAAACAAACCCGCTGCGGTGTTGAAACAGGCTGGACCCCTGGTGCAAATCCGGCTCGTCACCCGCGACATCGATACCGGGGAAACCATTCCCTGCCGGGTGGTCATCGCCGACTCGCTCGGCCAGTATTGGGGACTCAAAGGGCAAAATACAACCAAGCGGATTTTCTTTCATACTCCCGGAGACACTCTCATCTCCCTCAATCCGGGGACCTTCCGGACAACGGTATTCCGGGGATTCGAGTACACTCCAGTCCAGGACCGGGTGTTCACAGTGCCCGGTGCGGCGGCTCCGGCGCCGTTCACTGTCGAGATTCAACTCAAACGATGGATTCACATGAAAGCTCTCGGCTGGTACTCCTGCGACAGCGAAGTGCATGCCGAAAGTTCGCTCGACCCGAGGGGAATATATACAGTACAGCTCGGAGAGGACTTGAATATCCTCAATCTTACCGCACTGGGAGAGGGGAGCAAGACATGGGATTACGAGTACTGGCGAAAAGATCCTTTCCCCTTCTCCATTCCGTTCTATCCCATGGTGATCGGCGAGGAATGGCGTTCGGGTACCTGGCAGAACCACATGATCGTCATGGGTCATCCTCGCCGGCTCTCCACGTATGGCAACGGGTTTTACACGTATCCCGACTGCCCTATTCGGTTTTCCTACCCTCCGGCGCTCGATGTCTGCGATGAGGTTCATTCCCTGGGGGGCATCGTTTTCCCCTGCCACCCGTTCCAGACCTATCAGCCATGGACAGCGCCGATGGACTATCCGACCGAGCGTTTTGCAGCCTACGAACTCCCGGTAGACCTGGCGCTCGGAAAGGTAGACGGCCTTTCGGTGTATACGTTCAACCAGTCGGATACATGGAACCGGTATGTATGGTACAAACTCCTCAATTGCGGGTTCAAGATTCCTCCCTATGCGGGAACGGATGTTATTACCTTCAACTCGATCGACCTCCCGAACAGAAGCCTGGGCGCCATCCCGGGAAGAGTGCGGTCGTACACGTACATTCCCGGCCAGACAAAAGACCTGAATTTCCGTGACTGGATGAGGGAATCTGTAAAGGGGCGGAGTTTCGTGTCGTCGGGCGCTATGGTATTTTTCACTGTGAACGGTGAACTGCCCGGCTCGGAGCTGAAACTGAAAGCCGTACATGGCGGAACAGCAGTTGCAGTCCGGGCGGAAGCGCAATGGATGGGGGGAATAACGAGCGTATCTGTCATAGTCAACGGCAAAACCGTATATACGGAATACGGCGGAGGAAGTCAAAAAGTCGCGGTAAATCAGAATATCCGGCTTACCGGGAGTTCCTGGCTCGCGGTAAAGGTCGATGGATTGCCGGTCGACAGGTTTAACGGATGCGCCCATACCGGTCCTGTCTATATCAACCTCGACAAACGCCCTATACATTCGCGTGAGGACGCGCTCTACTTTGTGAACTGGATCGACCGGTATATCGCCCTTCTCGATACCGCGAATCATTTTGACACTCCCGAGCACAAGAAAAGCACGTTCGCCCTCTACCGTAAAGGACAGGATGTGTTCCGGGACATGGTACGGCTCTCGAGTAACCTGGCGGAAGGTGCAGTTGCGGCCGACGGCTCCGGTGGAAGGACAACGGTTATCCGGGGTATAAAGATGGCGTCGATTCCGGCGGGGACATTCCAGATGGGTTCGGATTATGAGAACGACCCGGATAATCCATTCAAGGGGAAAGTTTCTTTCAAAGGCGAGCAGCCGGTGCATAGTGTGACAGTATCGGCATTTAAGATGAGCGCGACCGAGATAACGGTAGGACAATACCGTGAATTTGCCAATGAAACGGGGTATTTCACCGATGCGGAGCGCGGCGATGGAGCGTTGGTTTACCTAGATGGGAAATGGGTGAAGAAGCCTGACGCGAGCTGGAGGAATCCATATCAGGAGCTGAGAGAAGATCTCCCGGTGATGTGTGTGAGCTGGAATGATGCGGTGAAGTTCTGTGACTGGCTGAGTAAAAAGACCGGCCGGAAATTCCGGCTGCCGACCGAGGCGGAATGGGAATATGCCTGCCGTGCGGGGAGCACAACATCGTATTACCTTGGCGCCGGCGAGAGCGACCTTGCGCGTTCGGGGTGGTACAGATCCAACGGCAGCGACGCGGCGCATCCGGCAGGAGGGAAGACTGCGAATGCGTGGGGTCTCTACGACATGAGCGGGAATTTATGGGAGTGGTGCAACGACTGGTTGGGAGACTATTCATCCGGGAAACAGACCAACCCTTCAGGGCCGCAATCAGGCTCCAAGCGTGTGTTTCGAGGCGGAAGCTGGTTCACAACAGCAGGCTATTGCCGGTCGTCCTTCCACTATGGCTACCCGCCCGAAAGCAGGGACACGAGCATAGGTTTCCGTGTGGTTAGCCGCATCTCCCCGCAAAGATGA